A genomic segment from Flavobacterium sp. 9R encodes:
- the rpmA gene encoding 50S ribosomal protein L27 — translation MAHKKGVGSSKNGRESESKRLGVKIFGGQAAIAGNIIVRQRGSKHNPGANVYISKDHTLHAKVDGVVKFQKKKDNKSYVSVLPFEA, via the coding sequence ATGGCTCACAAGAAAGGTGTCGGTAGTTCTAAGAATGGTAGAGAATCAGAATCAAAACGTTTAGGCGTTAAGATTTTTGGTGGTCAAGCTGCTATTGCTGGGAACATCATCGTAAGACAAAGAGGTTCTAAACACAATCCAGGTGCTAATGTTTACATTAGTAAAGATCATACTTTACACGCTAAAGTTGATGGAGTTGTGAAGTTCCAAAAGAAAAAAGATAATAAATCATACGTTTCTGTACTTCCATTTGAAGCATAA
- a CDS encoding patatin-like phospholipase family protein, translating to MKQKKEHFRIDFYPLNKFTFKSHWLSFFLLIVLLTVPQHHFSQNKKPKVALVLSGGGAKGIAHIPVIQALDSLGIVPDLVIGTSMGSVVGGLYAMGYSGDSIAKIANSTRWDELLGGKVSLNNVSVEEMGEFSRYLIDIDVKNYKPVIKSSLLNDQNLREFISLITYPAYNVSNFDKLPIPYRAVATDILNGKTVILGEGSIGLAMRASMSIPGVFKPVPYQNTILVDGGMLDNFPTDIAKNMGADIIIGSDVGDDKVTIEKLENLSTLIFQSTMLTSNLKNEKNKKLCDILFSHYPNLTYSTGDFNASKEIYKEGKVATNQNIRALVALAEKLKTFPTTKPQLPILDRAFVLDTILYNNFSDANLELVKKRAGIETNNKYTIEDIAEGIRKAMGTNLFNQINYTTFSKDNKTHLQLNASEYYKSQMKASLHFDTFRGFGAIINYTGRNLLGESSRILVTGDIAQQPRIRLQYQKIFGQEKNWWWRSEAYGQRLTQDVFIQRKKADNLQFNAFHFENQINRNINSLKNYFGFGLNYHYTHLRPKTDPGFNTIFTLRSYYLNQIEMDVHYHTDNLNKVFFASTGNKLQVALSRSIRQDVDINYANNSAQNYSGSLNPFTKFNFSYENRIPIKNKVLIMEASAGLLFEDKIQSNQISTAQFGYASKYFIGGYTPNPLKNSVTFAGLQENELNVSQFIKVNLSLQTNLASKIYLIPHVDVAAVGFQDFNDFKRNFYAPKGKWQDQDATSMLLSSGATISYNTFLGPIIFDTSWVNNNKIKLFFSIGLLFNPS from the coding sequence ATGAAACAAAAAAAAGAGCACTTTAGAATCGATTTTTATCCTTTGAACAAGTTTACTTTCAAGTCACATTGGCTGTCTTTTTTCTTATTGATTGTGTTATTGACAGTACCGCAACATCATTTTTCACAGAATAAAAAACCAAAAGTAGCTTTAGTTCTTAGTGGTGGCGGAGCCAAAGGAATTGCGCATATTCCTGTGATTCAAGCTCTCGATTCGCTGGGCATCGTACCTGATTTGGTTATTGGAACTAGTATGGGAAGTGTTGTGGGAGGATTATACGCCATGGGTTATTCCGGTGACAGTATTGCCAAAATTGCTAATAGTACTCGTTGGGACGAATTGTTAGGCGGAAAGGTTTCCCTAAACAACGTTAGCGTAGAGGAAATGGGCGAATTCAGTCGCTATTTAATAGACATCGATGTGAAAAATTACAAACCTGTCATTAAATCCTCCTTATTAAATGACCAAAATCTTAGAGAATTCATTTCGCTAATCACTTATCCCGCCTATAACGTTTCTAATTTCGACAAATTACCGATTCCATATCGAGCAGTAGCCACTGACATTTTGAATGGAAAAACAGTCATTCTTGGCGAAGGTTCCATTGGCTTAGCAATGAGAGCAAGTATGTCTATTCCAGGTGTATTCAAACCAGTACCTTACCAAAACACCATTTTGGTAGATGGCGGAATGCTAGACAATTTCCCCACTGATATTGCCAAAAATATGGGTGCCGATATCATTATTGGGAGCGATGTAGGAGACGATAAAGTAACTATTGAAAAACTAGAAAATCTTTCGACGCTTATTTTTCAATCGACTATGCTTACAAGTAATTTAAAGAATGAAAAAAACAAAAAACTCTGCGATATATTATTTAGCCATTATCCTAATTTAACTTATTCTACTGGTGATTTTAATGCCAGTAAAGAAATTTATAAAGAAGGCAAAGTTGCTACAAACCAAAACATCCGAGCCTTGGTAGCATTAGCCGAAAAACTAAAAACTTTCCCTACGACAAAACCGCAACTTCCTATTTTAGATAGAGCATTTGTATTAGACACTATTCTTTACAACAACTTTAGCGACGCTAATCTTGAATTAGTTAAAAAACGTGCTGGTATAGAAACAAACAACAAATATACTATTGAAGACATTGCCGAAGGAATTAGAAAAGCAATGGGAACTAATCTGTTCAATCAAATCAATTACACCACTTTTTCAAAAGACAACAAAACTCATCTACAACTCAACGCCTCTGAATATTACAAAAGCCAAATGAAAGCCTCGCTACATTTTGACACTTTTAGAGGCTTTGGCGCCATCATAAATTATACTGGAAGGAATTTATTAGGAGAGTCGTCTCGAATTTTAGTTACTGGTGATATTGCGCAACAACCTAGAATAAGATTGCAATACCAAAAAATATTTGGTCAAGAAAAAAATTGGTGGTGGCGCTCAGAAGCTTATGGTCAGCGCCTTACTCAAGATGTTTTTATACAACGTAAAAAAGCAGACAATCTCCAATTCAATGCCTTTCATTTTGAGAACCAAATCAATAGAAACATCAATTCTTTAAAAAACTATTTTGGCTTCGGACTCAACTATCATTATACCCATTTGCGCCCAAAAACAGATCCAGGCTTTAATACTATCTTCACGTTAAGAAGCTACTACCTCAACCAAATAGAAATGGATGTTCATTATCATACGGATAATTTAAACAAAGTATTTTTTGCCTCAACAGGTAACAAACTACAAGTAGCCTTATCTCGTTCGATTCGCCAAGATGTTGACATAAACTATGCCAACAATAGTGCTCAAAACTATAGCGGCAGCCTTAATCCCTTTACAAAATTCAACTTTAGCTACGAAAATAGAATTCCGATAAAAAATAAAGTTCTTATTATGGAAGCTAGTGCAGGGCTATTGTTTGAAGATAAAATACAATCTAATCAAATTTCTACCGCTCAGTTTGGATATGCATCTAAATACTTCATTGGAGGCTACACACCAAATCCTTTGAAAAACAGCGTAACATTTGCAGGTTTACAAGAAAACGAACTCAATGTCAGTCAATTCATAAAAGTAAACCTAAGTTTACAAACTAATCTTGCCTCCAAAATCTATTTAATCCCACATGTTGATGTTGCTGCTGTCGGCTTTCAAGACTTCAATGATTTCAAGAGAAATTTTTATGCACCAAAAGGAAAATGGCAAGATCAAGATGCCACAAGCATGTTACTGTCAAGCGGCGCTACCATTTCGTACAACACCTTTTTAGGACCTATCATTTTTGATACCTCTTGGGTGAACAATAATAAGATAAAATTGTTTTTCAGCATTGGATTATTATTCAATCCATCATAA
- a CDS encoding DUF6249 domain-containing protein produces MIAEILIPISLFLAIFGIIYLYLSTRNKERLALIEKGIDASIFMGRDKSSTSFSKIILLNLALLLMGIGIGVFIALLLSTYTSLNESALYPATIFTMAGAALFIGFTMTKKLDQQ; encoded by the coding sequence ATGATCGCAGAAATTTTAATTCCAATCAGCTTGTTCTTAGCAATTTTCGGTATTATTTACCTTTATCTATCAACAAGAAACAAAGAACGTTTGGCACTTATCGAAAAAGGTATTGATGCAAGCATTTTTATGGGCAGAGATAAAAGCTCAACCTCATTTTCAAAAATAATACTTTTAAACTTGGCATTATTACTTATGGGTATAGGTATAGGCGTATTTATAGCATTGTTACTTTCGACATACACTTCCTTAAATGAAAGCGCATTATATCCTGCAACTATTTTCACAATGGCTGGTGCCGCATTATTTATTGGTTTTACAATGACTAAAAAACTTGACCAACAGTAA
- a CDS encoding RNA polymerase sigma factor, translated as MRFIVTYSKDLSSDVNMNSFKEQYYITKILEGDSNAFAVLVDQYKDLVFSLSLKMLKNREEAEEAAQDTFVKVFKSLNNFKGDSKFSTWIYKVTYNTCLDQLKKNKRVQDTIPIDDFSENQIQNLENVLDAIDERDRNKMIQDCIHLLPSEEAFLLILFYFEEQSLEEISKIIDCTANNVKVKLYRSRKKIASILKMRLEPEILECYGSKRK; from the coding sequence TTGCGTTTTATTGTAACCTATAGCAAAGACTTGTCGTCTGATGTAAATATGAACAGTTTTAAAGAGCAATACTATATTACTAAAATCCTCGAAGGTGACTCGAATGCATTTGCTGTATTGGTCGATCAATACAAAGATTTGGTCTTTTCGTTGTCTTTGAAAATGCTTAAAAATAGGGAAGAAGCCGAGGAAGCTGCTCAGGATACTTTTGTAAAAGTGTTTAAGTCACTTAATAATTTTAAAGGGGATTCAAAATTTTCAACTTGGATTTACAAAGTAACTTATAATACTTGTTTAGATCAACTCAAAAAGAACAAAAGAGTGCAGGATACGATTCCGATAGATGATTTTTCTGAGAATCAAATACAAAACTTAGAAAATGTTTTGGATGCTATCGATGAAAGAGATCGAAATAAAATGATTCAGGATTGTATTCATTTGTTGCCGAGCGAAGAAGCTTTTTTATTGATCTTGTTTTATTTTGAAGAACAATCTTTGGAGGAAATTTCAAAGATTATAGATTGTACTGCCAATAATGTTAAAGTGAAACTTTATAGAAGCAGAAAAAAAATTGCTTCTATTTTAAAAATGCGTTTAGAACCCGAAATACTTGAATGTTATGGAAGCAAACGAAAATAA
- a CDS encoding Txe/YoeB family addiction module toxin, producing MGRYTIEISKEALADLSKIKKSGKKTDISKIEKIFLELEIHPTTGIGKPEKLKYKTENVWSRQINKKDRLIYEIIDHEVVVIIISALGHYNDK from the coding sequence ATGGGCAGATATACAATAGAAATAAGCAAAGAAGCCCTTGCTGATTTATCTAAAATAAAAAAGTCAGGTAAAAAAACAGATATTTCAAAAATTGAAAAGATATTTCTGGAATTAGAAATACATCCAACAACTGGAATTGGTAAGCCTGAAAAACTTAAATACAAAACCGAAAATGTATGGTCTAGACAAATTAACAAAAAAGACCGATTAATTTATGAAATTATTGACCACGAAGTAGTAGTGATTATCATTTCTGCTTTAGGACATTATAATGACAAATAA
- a CDS encoding helix-turn-helix domain-containing protein → MKIGEVISSIIKKKGITQIELSKKIGKSPTALSQIINGVYEPNPETLEKICEALEVPKAIVYFLTISEKDVPENKIELYKMLAPSIKDFLVKVFGTEQEELINQ, encoded by the coding sequence ATGAAAATAGGAGAAGTAATTAGTTCAATTATTAAGAAAAAAGGAATTACACAAATTGAACTTTCTAAAAAAATTGGAAAAAGCCCAACTGCATTATCACAAATTATCAATGGTGTTTATGAACCAAACCCAGAAACATTGGAAAAAATTTGTGAAGCTTTAGAAGTCCCAAAAGCAATTGTTTATTTCTTGACAATATCTGAAAAAGATGTCCCCGAAAATAAAATTGAACTATACAAAATGCTCGCTCCTTCAATAAAAGATTTCTTGGTAAAAGTGTTTGGAACTGAGCAAGAAGAATTAATTAATCAGTAA
- the ahcY gene encoding adenosylhomocysteinase, whose product MSTATMPYVAYKVKDISLAAWGRKEIELAEAEMPGLMALRAEYKDEQPLKGARIAGCLHMTIQTAVLIETLIALGAEVTWSSCNIFSTQDQAAAAIAAAGIQVYAWKGLDEESFDWCIEQTLFFGEDRKPLNMILDDGGDLTNMVIDRYPELVAGIKGLSEETTTGVHRLYERVKAGTLPMPAINVNDSVTKSKFDNKYGCKESAVDAVRRATDIMLAGKRVIVCGYGDVGKGTAASFRGAGSIVTVTEIDPICALQAAMDGFEVKKLDTVIATADIIITTTGNKDIVLGSHFEKMKDKTIVCNIGHFDNEIDMAWLNKNHGASKIEIKPQVDKYTINGNDIIILAEGRLVNLGCATGHPSFVMSNSFTNQTLAQIELWKNSAAYKNEVYMLPKHLDEKVAMLHLAKLGVELETLRQDQAEYIGVEVQGPFKPEYYRY is encoded by the coding sequence ATGAGTACAGCAACTATGCCTTATGTGGCTTACAAAGTGAAAGACATTTCCTTAGCAGCTTGGGGAAGAAAAGAAATTGAATTAGCAGAAGCTGAAATGCCAGGTTTGATGGCGCTTCGTGCAGAATACAAAGACGAACAACCTTTGAAGGGAGCTCGTATTGCAGGATGTTTACATATGACGATTCAAACTGCAGTTTTGATCGAGACTTTGATTGCGCTTGGAGCTGAAGTGACTTGGAGTTCTTGTAACATTTTTTCTACTCAAGATCAGGCTGCTGCTGCTATTGCTGCTGCTGGAATTCAGGTGTATGCTTGGAAAGGTCTTGACGAAGAGTCTTTTGACTGGTGTATTGAGCAAACGTTGTTCTTTGGTGAAGACAGAAAACCATTGAATATGATTTTGGATGACGGTGGAGATTTGACTAATATGGTTATTGATCGTTACCCAGAATTGGTTGCCGGAATCAAAGGATTGTCTGAAGAAACCACTACTGGTGTTCACAGATTATACGAAAGAGTAAAAGCGGGAACATTACCAATGCCAGCGATCAACGTAAACGACTCTGTTACTAAATCTAAATTTGACAACAAATACGGTTGTAAAGAATCTGCTGTTGATGCAGTTCGTCGTGCTACAGATATTATGTTGGCTGGAAAAAGAGTAATCGTTTGTGGATACGGAGACGTAGGAAAAGGAACAGCTGCTTCTTTTAGAGGTGCTGGATCTATTGTAACGGTTACTGAAATTGATCCAATTTGTGCTTTGCAAGCTGCAATGGACGGTTTTGAAGTTAAAAAATTAGATACTGTTATCGCTACAGCTGATATCATTATTACTACAACTGGAAACAAAGACATCGTTTTGGGTTCTCATTTTGAAAAAATGAAAGACAAAACTATCGTTTGTAACATCGGACACTTTGATAACGAAATTGATATGGCTTGGTTGAACAAAAACCACGGCGCTTCAAAAATCGAAATCAAACCACAAGTTGACAAATATACTATCAACGGTAATGACATCATCATTTTGGCAGAAGGTCGTTTGGTAAACCTTGGTTGTGCTACAGGTCACCCAAGTTTTGTAATGAGTAACTCATTTACTAACCAAACTTTGGCTCAAATCGAATTGTGGAAAAACAGTGCTGCTTACAAAAATGAAGTGTATATGTTACCAAAGCATTTAGATGAAAAAGTAGCGATGTTGCACTTAGCTAAATTAGGTGTTGAATTAGAGACTTTACGTCAAGATCAAGCAGAATACATTGGTGTTGAAGTTCAAGGTCCATTCAAACCAGAATATTACAGATACTAA
- a CDS encoding 4'-phosphopantetheinyl transferase superfamily protein, protein MPLFKTLQYTQETTLYVWHITEMFSDLYEQVHLNTISTQRLNGMKSQLHQRAFLSVRKLLAEAGYTDFDLFYDASGKPHLNDKKYISITHSHEFSAIIISNQTVGIDIELQREKILRIADKFVDTAELSRLQSFSTEDYIRKLTVKWGAKEAIFKICNEKGISFKNHIKVSPFELDQKETTAILDFEKKKQWFTICFDEFDSFTLVYAFEKNEQ, encoded by the coding sequence ATGCCGTTATTCAAAACCCTCCAGTATACTCAAGAAACTACACTCTATGTCTGGCACATCACTGAGATGTTCTCGGATTTATACGAACAAGTACACTTGAACACAATTAGCACCCAACGACTCAACGGAATGAAGTCGCAATTGCATCAGCGCGCCTTTTTGAGTGTTCGAAAATTACTAGCCGAAGCTGGATATACCGACTTTGATTTGTTTTATGATGCTTCAGGCAAGCCTCATTTGAACGACAAAAAATACATTTCCATTACGCATTCACACGAATTCTCGGCCATCATCATAAGCAATCAAACTGTCGGGATTGATATCGAATTGCAACGAGAAAAAATCCTTCGCATCGCCGATAAATTTGTCGATACTGCTGAGTTATCTCGACTGCAAAGCTTCTCAACAGAAGATTATATTCGCAAGTTAACAGTAAAATGGGGCGCCAAAGAAGCCATTTTCAAAATATGCAACGAAAAAGGCATTAGTTTTAAGAACCACATCAAAGTCAGTCCATTTGAGTTAGACCAAAAGGAAACCACAGCCATTTTGGATTTCGAAAAAAAGAAGCAATGGTTTACTATTTGTTTTGATGAGTTCGATTCATTTACTTTAGTTTATGCTTTTGAAAAAAACGAGCAATAG
- a CDS encoding geranylgeranylglyceryl/heptaprenylglyceryl phosphate synthase has product MKNIYQDILLAKKEKRKLLAILLDPDKIDLNAVPALIQKVINAPATHVFIGGSHVTHNIIDELILKIKSSCELPIVLFPGNPSQISIHADGILFLSLLSGRNPDFLIEHQVKAAPILKKTDLEIIPTSYLLIESGNETAVARVSKTTPISRIDVEEVCNTAMAGEMLGHQLIYLEAGSGAKQSVPLEMIREVAKNTTIPLVVGGGITSLLGIQNAYEAGADLVVIGTAFEKNPSFFENK; this is encoded by the coding sequence ATGAAAAATATTTATCAAGATATTCTGTTGGCAAAAAAAGAAAAACGCAAGCTCCTTGCCATTCTTCTCGACCCCGATAAAATTGATTTGAATGCGGTTCCTGCTTTAATTCAAAAAGTGATAAACGCTCCAGCCACACACGTTTTTATTGGTGGAAGCCACGTAACTCATAATATTATAGACGAGTTAATTCTAAAGATTAAAAGCAGTTGTGAGTTACCTATTGTGCTTTTCCCTGGCAATCCATCTCAAATTTCTATTCACGCCGATGGTATTTTGTTTTTGTCCTTATTATCCGGTCGCAATCCCGATTTTTTAATCGAACATCAGGTAAAAGCAGCTCCAATTCTCAAAAAAACCGACTTAGAAATTATTCCTACCAGTTATCTTTTGATAGAAAGTGGCAACGAAACGGCAGTAGCTCGGGTGAGTAAAACAACACCCATATCACGAATCGATGTCGAGGAGGTTTGTAATACCGCGATGGCAGGCGAAATGCTAGGGCATCAGCTCATTTATCTCGAAGCAGGAAGTGGCGCAAAACAATCGGTTCCACTAGAAATGATTCGGGAAGTTGCTAAAAACACCACTATTCCACTAGTTGTTGGCGGAGGTATTACCTCTTTGTTAGGGATACAAAATGCGTATGAAGCAGGAGCTGATTTGGTAGTAATAGGAACAGCTTTTGAAAAAAATCCTTCTTTTTTTGAAAATAAATAA
- the pnuC gene encoding nicotinamide riboside transporter PnuC, translating into MIDYFFAQYKDYSTLMVSLELIAIFFGLASVWFAKKDNILVFPTGLVSTSIYAYLLWQWELLGDSMINVYYFVMSLYGWYHWTRKKGDEVEFPISRTTNKDKTYGLFIFVCTIIFVIVVYLYFGKFTTWYSYVDTLLTAIFFVGMWLMAKRKIENWIFWIIGDCISIPLYFAKGYTFTSLQYFIFTIIAFYGYLEWKKILDKTQKQELQK; encoded by the coding sequence ATGATTGATTATTTTTTTGCACAATATAAAGACTATTCCACACTGATGGTTAGTCTGGAACTCATTGCCATTTTCTTTGGTTTAGCCAGTGTTTGGTTTGCCAAAAAAGATAATATTTTGGTATTTCCAACGGGTTTGGTTAGTACTTCAATCTATGCCTATTTGCTTTGGCAATGGGAGTTATTGGGCGATTCGATGATCAATGTGTATTATTTTGTGATGAGTCTTTACGGTTGGTACCATTGGACACGCAAAAAAGGGGATGAAGTAGAATTTCCGATTTCACGGACTACAAACAAAGATAAAACGTATGGACTTTTTATTTTTGTTTGTACGATTATTTTCGTCATAGTTGTGTATCTTTATTTTGGTAAATTTACTACTTGGTATTCTTATGTTGATACCTTATTGACGGCTATATTTTTTGTTGGCATGTGGTTAATGGCCAAACGAAAAATAGAGAATTGGATTTTTTGGATTATTGGAGATTGTATTTCAATACCATTATATTTTGCAAAAGGCTACACTTTTACCAGCCTTCAATACTTTATATTCACAATTATTGCCTTTTACGGTTATTTAGAATGGAAGAAAATCTTAGACAAAACACAAAAACAGGAGCTTCAGAAATAA
- a CDS encoding DUF4301 family protein: MEENLRQNTKTGASEIIRIAIFGPESTGKTTLAKQLAEYYKTVWVPEFARDYLQEKLDSGRGVCDIDDMLPIAYGQTKLENESAAIANTYLFCDTNLMVTKVFSELYYNFCDSLLDKAARTHQYDLFFLTDIDVPWEDDGLRDSPEGRDSIFSVFRQSLIDNKKPFITLSGDKETRLKKAVSVLNDLNVAKKMGIDSRNFVQIYEHGIPLERVREQLEFYQNGIPKAILDRPATVNDGILRLATEDFLDKAAFFDENKASLKLMKLVPASGAATRMFKFLNEFLRDYHYETESINAYINRKRDLELSLFIVGMDKFSFFEAIDKRLKTDFADFEFWPADKKNYYFITYLLYPDYFDFASKPKGVLPFHKYSDHVATPFEEHLNECVAYAAVQQKGHLHFTITESHQLLFDKLEQEFKSKIESDSNTLIEVGYSYQDKSTDSITVDTNNRLARNQNKELLFRPGGHGALIENLNALDADIVFIKNIDNVIQNHIEAIALYKKGLAGVLLGFQQRVFSYLRAIYGQEVGEDEVDEIVLFVQKELNIELDKGFSKFTFDNKIKELIRVLDRPIRVCGMVINEGEPGGGPFWVIDGKGKTTLQIVESSQVDLKNEKQQLILESATHFNPVDLVCGIKNYQNEKFDLTRYVDPLSGFILERKLGNETIKSYELPGLWNGAMAKWITIFVEVPMVTFNPVKNVNDLLKPAHQFHQSL; encoded by the coding sequence ATGGAAGAAAATCTTAGACAAAACACAAAAACAGGAGCTTCAGAAATAATACGAATTGCCATTTTTGGGCCTGAATCTACAGGTAAAACCACTTTGGCGAAGCAATTAGCCGAGTATTATAAAACAGTTTGGGTACCCGAATTTGCACGCGACTATTTACAAGAAAAGTTAGATAGTGGTCGTGGTGTTTGTGACATTGATGATATGTTACCCATAGCTTATGGTCAAACCAAATTAGAAAACGAAAGTGCGGCTATAGCAAATACTTATTTGTTTTGTGATACAAATTTGATGGTGACCAAAGTGTTTTCTGAATTGTATTATAACTTTTGTGATTCGTTATTGGATAAAGCGGCTCGCACTCACCAATACGACCTTTTTTTTCTAACAGATATTGATGTGCCGTGGGAAGATGACGGCCTGAGAGACAGTCCTGAAGGGCGAGATTCCATTTTTTCCGTTTTTAGACAATCGCTAATAGATAATAAAAAGCCCTTTATTACACTATCAGGGGATAAGGAAACACGCTTGAAAAAAGCCGTTTCCGTTCTAAATGATTTGAATGTTGCTAAAAAAATGGGTATTGATTCTCGAAATTTTGTTCAAATTTATGAACACGGTATTCCACTAGAAAGAGTACGTGAACAATTAGAGTTTTATCAAAACGGAATTCCGAAGGCAATTCTTGATAGACCCGCAACAGTAAATGATGGAATTTTGCGTCTTGCAACTGAAGATTTTTTAGATAAAGCTGCTTTTTTTGATGAGAACAAAGCAAGTTTGAAACTGATGAAGTTAGTTCCAGCTTCGGGAGCTGCAACACGAATGTTTAAGTTTTTGAATGAATTTCTAAGAGATTATCATTACGAGACGGAGAGTATTAATGCTTACATCAACAGAAAACGCGATTTGGAGCTCTCGCTTTTTATTGTTGGGATGGATAAGTTCTCCTTTTTTGAAGCGATAGATAAGAGGCTTAAGACTGATTTTGCCGACTTTGAGTTTTGGCCAGCAGACAAAAAAAATTATTATTTCATAACGTATTTATTATATCCTGATTATTTCGATTTTGCGAGTAAACCTAAGGGTGTTTTGCCTTTTCATAAATATTCAGATCACGTAGCAACTCCATTTGAGGAGCATCTCAACGAATGTGTGGCTTATGCAGCTGTTCAACAAAAAGGGCATTTGCATTTCACTATTACGGAATCCCATCAATTGTTGTTTGATAAATTAGAGCAAGAATTTAAAAGCAAAATCGAATCAGATTCCAATACTCTTATCGAAGTTGGATATTCCTATCAAGATAAATCAACCGATTCTATTACAGTGGATACCAATAATCGTTTGGCTCGAAATCAAAATAAAGAACTTTTGTTCCGTCCTGGCGGTCACGGTGCTTTGATCGAAAATCTCAATGCTTTGGACGCTGATATTGTTTTTATCAAAAACATTGATAATGTTATTCAAAATCATATTGAGGCGATTGCCTTATATAAAAAGGGATTAGCAGGTGTTTTACTTGGATTTCAACAACGTGTTTTTTCCTATTTAAGAGCCATTTATGGTCAAGAAGTAGGTGAAGATGAAGTTGATGAAATTGTTCTTTTCGTTCAAAAGGAACTCAATATAGAACTGGATAAAGGCTTTTCTAAGTTTACTTTTGATAATAAAATAAAAGAATTGATTCGAGTTTTAGATCGTCCTATTCGTGTTTGCGGAATGGTTATTAATGAAGGCGAACCTGGTGGTGGTCCTTTTTGGGTAATTGATGGAAAGGGAAAAACAACTTTGCAGATTGTTGAATCGTCTCAAGTTGATTTAAAAAATGAAAAACAGCAACTTATATTAGAAAGTGCTACTCATTTTAACCCCGTAGATTTGGTATGTGGAATCAAGAATTATCAAAACGAAAAATTTGATTTGACACGTTATGTTGATCCGCTTAGTGGGTTTATTTTAGAGAGAAAGTTAGGCAACGAAACTATTAAATCATATGAATTGCCAGGTTTATGGAATGGAGCTATGGCTAAATGGATAACGATTTTTGTTGAGGTTCCAATGGTGACTTTTAATCCAGTAAAAAATGTAAACGATTTACTGAAACCAGCGCACCAGTTCCATCAAAGTTTGTAG
- the arfB gene encoding alternative ribosome rescue aminoacyl-tRNA hydrolase ArfB — protein MEIDQIVKELQFKAVRSSGAGGQNVNKVSSKVVLTFDLKQSQALTEEEKIVLENKLANRLTSEQLLILHCDEDRSQLKNKAIVIKRFLAIIRDGLFVPKERKATKIPKSAIRKRIKDKKSLSDIKQSRRKPDF, from the coding sequence ATGGAAATAGATCAAATCGTAAAAGAACTGCAATTTAAGGCGGTTAGAAGTAGTGGTGCTGGAGGGCAAAACGTCAATAAAGTATCATCTAAAGTGGTTTTAACTTTTGATTTGAAACAATCTCAAGCCTTAACCGAGGAAGAGAAAATAGTATTAGAAAACAAATTAGCCAATAGATTAACGTCAGAACAACTTTTGATTTTGCATTGTGATGAAGACCGAAGTCAACTCAAAAACAAAGCTATTGTGATTAAACGTTTCTTAGCGATAATCCGCGATGGATTGTTTGTTCCCAAAGAAAGAAAAGCCACTAAAATTCCAAAATCGGCCATAAGAAAACGAATTAAGGATAAAAAGAGTTTGTCAGATATTAAACAATCTAGACGGAAACCCGATTTTTAG